GGTGCTGATCATCATGCTGATCATCACCATCCCGATCCAGACGCACGCGGTCAAGATGAACATGCCGGTGGGCCCCAGCTCGCCGGTGACCAAGCAGCCCACGGTGCACCGCATCGACGTCGACTTCGACGGCACCATCGGCTGGGACGGCGTGGTGGTGGCCGACCGTGCCGAGCTGGAAGCCAAGCTGGCCCAGGTGGCCGCCCAGCCCGACCAGCCCGAGGTGCACCTGCGGCCCAACAAGCTGGTCGAGTACAAGGTCGTGGCCATGGTGATGGCCAGCGCGCAGCGCCTGGGCGTCACCAAGATCGGCCTGGTCGGCAACGAGCAGTTCATGCAGTGAGCCCTGCGATGACCAAGATGCACGCCACCATTGCCGGCACCCTGCTGGCCCTCACGCTGGCCACCGGCACGGCCCACGCCCAGTCGCTGCGCCCTGAAGTGGGCAAGCCGCTGCAGCAGGCCTACGAACTGATCAAGGCCGGCAAGGGCAAGGAAGCGCTGGCCAAGGTGCGCGAGGCCGAGGCCGCGCCCAACAAGACCGCCGCCGAGAGCCTGCAGATCGACCGCATGAAGGCCGCCGCCGCGCAACGCGCGGGCGACCACGGTGCGGCCGTGCAGGCCCTCGAATCGCTGTACGGCAAGACCTCGGGCGGCGAGCAGGGCCAGGTGGCCGAGCAGATCGCCTCGGCCTATGCCCAGCTGCGCGACAACGCCAAGGCCTCGCAGTGGATCCAGAAGGCCCAGGCGGCCGGCAACAACAGCGCCTCGCTGAAGCAGCTGCAGGGCTATCTGCAGGGCGCCAGCGGCGACTACGCGGCCATCGCCAAAGAGTCGGCGGCGGCCGTGGCGGCCGCCGAGCAGGCCGGCAGGCGCCCTGAAGAAGGCGACCTGCTGCGTCTGGCCGATGCCCAGTCGCGCACCGGCAACCCGGCGGGCCAGACGGCCACGCTCGAGAAGCTGCTGAGCCACTACCCCAAGAAGGACTACTGGGCCGCCTACCTGGGCCGCGTGCGCAGCAAGCCCGGTTTTGCCGACCGCTTCACGCTCGATCTGATGCGCCTGAAGCTGGCCACCGGCAACCTCAGCTCGACCGCCGACTTCATGGAAATGGCCCAGCTGGCCATCCAGGCCGGCAACCCCGCCGAAGGCAAGGCCGTGGTCGACAAGGGCTTCGCCGCCGGCGCCCTGGGCACCGGTGCCGAGGCCGAGCGCCACAAGCGCCTGCGCGCCCTGGCCGAGAGCCGCGACACCGAGTCCAAAGCCTCGATCGAGCAGCGCGCCACGGCCGCCGCTGCGCAGAAGGACGGCAATGAGCTGGTGGCCCTGGGCTACACCTACGTCACGATGGGCCAGGCCGACAAGGGCATCGGCCTGATCGAGCAAGGCATTGCCAAGGGCGGCCTGAAGCGCCCCG
The genomic region above belongs to Aquabacterium sp. OR-4 and contains:
- a CDS encoding ExbD/TolR family protein — encoded protein: MAMQVGEQSDDGVMIDINTTPLIDVMLVLIIMLIITIPIQTHAVKMNMPVGPSSPVTKQPTVHRIDVDFDGTIGWDGVVVADRAELEAKLAQVAAQPDQPEVHLRPNKLVEYKVVAMVMASAQRLGVTKIGLVGNEQFMQ